The following coding sequences are from one Arthrobacter sp. 24S4-2 window:
- a CDS encoding DUF6314 family protein, with protein sequence MRTYLLGGWSVERTLWDRSSDARGTFTGVVRFSPNDDGALAFHEEGTMRWPTPAGGTFTGPASRDYILRPTDAPDAMDMTFPDGRPFHRMSFRDEASQDRHWCDPDTYRVKYSFRGPDQFSYSWDVQGPRKNQLLASVLHRLGPGGLGSKP encoded by the coding sequence CTGCGCACCTATCTGCTGGGCGGCTGGTCCGTGGAGCGCACGCTGTGGGACCGCAGCTCCGACGCCCGTGGAACCTTCACCGGCGTCGTGCGTTTTTCCCCGAACGACGACGGCGCCCTTGCCTTCCACGAAGAGGGCACCATGCGCTGGCCTACTCCGGCCGGCGGCACCTTCACCGGGCCGGCGAGCCGGGACTACATCCTTCGGCCCACGGACGCTCCCGATGCGATGGACATGACATTTCCTGACGGCAGGCCGTTCCACCGGATGAGCTTCCGGGACGAAGCCAGCCAGGACAGGCATTGGTGCGATCCGGACACCTACCGCGTCAAGTATTCCTTCCGGGGGCCGGACCAATTCAGCTACTCGTGGGACGTCCAGGGACCCCGGAAGAACCAGCTCCTGGCATCCGTGCTGCACCGGCTGGGCCCGGGTGGGCTAGGGTCGAAGCCGTGA
- a CDS encoding ABC transporter ATP-binding protein, whose amino-acid sequence MSMDRVAWSSLYNITRASSGSKPFSKATLKRVFGFARPHRRKLIAFVLLSIAMAVLAVATPVLAGQVVDAIIAGVGTDVVIRLAVLIAVVAVAEAGLGLVTRWLSSTIGEGVIVDLRTKVFDHVQKMPIAFFTRTRTGALVSRLNNDVIGAQSAFAGTLSGVVSNVVALALTLVVMLGKSWLVTVLAMILLPIFLIPARRMGSKLADLRREAAENNAAMGTQMTERFSAPGATLVKLFGRPDEESREFAVRAGRVRDIGVRTAMLQFTFVTALTLVSALALALVYGLGGWLALAGQLAAGDVVVLALLLTRLYAPLTALSNARVEIMSALVSFERVFEILDLKPLIQQKPDAVEVPPGPVSVEFDDVRFAYPSADKVSLASLEDVSTLDTRGGEEVLHGISFRVEPGQTVALVGSSGAGKSTIAQLLSRLYDVDSGAVRLGGTTPGTGLDVRDATFDSMRATLGMVTQDGHLFHESIASNLRLARPDATEEDMWDVLRQARLEYMIRSLPDGLDTVVGERGYRLSGGERQRLTIARLLISQPRVVILDEATAALDSTNEAAVQAALGAALEGRTAVVIAHRLSTIRAADKILVVEDGTIVERGTHTELLAAEGRYAELYRTQFAEAAAVVEETVPEF is encoded by the coding sequence ATGAGCATGGACCGGGTAGCGTGGAGCTCCCTCTACAACATCACACGGGCCTCCAGCGGCTCCAAGCCGTTCTCCAAGGCGACGCTGAAGCGCGTGTTCGGCTTTGCCCGGCCGCACCGCCGCAAGCTGATCGCCTTCGTGCTGCTCTCGATCGCCATGGCCGTCCTTGCCGTGGCCACCCCGGTCCTTGCCGGCCAGGTGGTGGACGCCATCATCGCCGGCGTAGGCACCGACGTCGTGATCCGTCTTGCCGTGCTCATCGCCGTGGTGGCCGTGGCAGAGGCCGGACTGGGGCTTGTGACCCGGTGGCTGTCCTCCACCATCGGTGAGGGCGTGATTGTGGACCTGCGCACCAAGGTGTTCGACCACGTCCAGAAGATGCCCATCGCCTTCTTCACCCGCACCCGGACGGGGGCGCTGGTAAGCCGTCTCAACAACGACGTGATCGGTGCCCAGTCCGCTTTTGCCGGCACCCTGTCCGGCGTGGTCAGCAACGTGGTGGCCCTGGCGCTCACGCTTGTGGTCATGCTGGGCAAGTCCTGGCTCGTGACCGTGCTGGCCATGATCCTGCTGCCGATCTTCCTCATTCCGGCCCGCCGGATGGGGTCCAAGCTGGCCGACCTCCGGCGCGAGGCGGCCGAAAACAACGCCGCCATGGGCACCCAGATGACCGAGCGCTTCTCCGCCCCCGGCGCCACCCTGGTCAAGCTCTTCGGACGTCCGGACGAGGAATCCCGTGAGTTCGCCGTCCGCGCCGGGCGGGTCCGGGACATCGGCGTCCGGACCGCGATGCTGCAGTTCACGTTCGTCACAGCGCTGACGCTGGTCTCGGCGCTGGCCCTGGCCCTGGTGTACGGGCTGGGCGGCTGGCTTGCGCTGGCAGGGCAGCTGGCCGCGGGCGACGTCGTGGTGCTGGCACTGCTGCTCACCCGCCTCTACGCGCCGCTCACCGCCCTCTCCAACGCCCGGGTGGAAATCATGAGCGCCCTGGTCAGTTTTGAACGGGTCTTCGAGATCCTCGACCTCAAGCCCCTCATCCAGCAAAAGCCCGACGCCGTCGAGGTGCCGCCGGGCCCTGTCTCGGTGGAGTTCGACGACGTCCGCTTCGCCTACCCCTCGGCGGACAAGGTGTCCCTGGCGTCGCTGGAGGACGTCTCCACCCTGGACACCCGCGGCGGCGAGGAAGTGCTGCACGGCATCAGTTTCCGGGTGGAACCGGGACAGACCGTGGCCCTGGTCGGGTCCTCTGGCGCCGGCAAGTCCACCATCGCCCAGCTGCTGTCACGGCTGTACGACGTCGATTCCGGCGCCGTGCGCCTCGGCGGGACAACGCCGGGGACCGGCCTGGACGTCCGCGACGCCACCTTTGATTCGATGCGGGCGACGCTGGGCATGGTGACCCAGGACGGCCACCTGTTCCACGAATCCATCGCGTCCAACCTGCGGCTGGCCCGCCCGGACGCCACCGAAGAGGACATGTGGGACGTGCTGAGGCAGGCCCGGCTCGAGTACATGATCCGGTCCCTGCCTGACGGCCTTGACACGGTGGTGGGGGAGCGCGGCTACCGGCTTTCCGGCGGTGAACGCCAGCGCCTCACGATTGCGCGGTTGCTGATTTCCCAGCCCCGCGTCGTCATCCTGGACGAGGCCACGGCAGCCCTGGACTCCACCAACGAAGCGGCCGTGCAGGCTGCGCTGGGGGCGGCGCTCGAGGGCCGCACCGCCGTCGTGATCGCCCACCGGCTGTCCACCATCCGAGCCGCGGACAAGATCCTGGTGGTGGAGGACGGCACCATAGTTGAGCGCGGAACGCACACGGAGCTGCTCGCGGCCGAAGGCCGGTACGCGGAGCTCTACCGCACGCAGTTCGCCGAAGCGGCCGCGGTGGTGGAAGAGACCGTTCCGGAGTTCTAG
- a CDS encoding NUDIX domain-containing protein gives MKDRIVVSAVCVYDDAGRLLTVRKRGTDKFMHPGGKPEPGESAAQAASRELLEEVGIEVAPEDLRHMGVWLADAANEAATDIEATVFTAPGTWSAHPSAEIAEIRWLDLAAEMPADLAPLLTDHILPALAAGQD, from the coding sequence GTGAAAGACCGCATAGTTGTGTCCGCCGTCTGCGTCTACGACGACGCCGGACGTCTGCTGACCGTCCGCAAGCGCGGCACGGACAAGTTCATGCACCCTGGCGGCAAACCCGAACCCGGCGAAAGCGCCGCCCAGGCCGCCTCGCGTGAGTTGCTCGAAGAGGTAGGCATCGAGGTGGCGCCGGAAGACCTACGGCACATGGGCGTGTGGCTTGCGGACGCCGCCAACGAGGCCGCCACGGACATCGAGGCAACGGTGTTCACCGCTCCGGGCACGTGGAGCGCACACCCCTCGGCGGAGATCGCCGAAATCCGCTGGCTGGACCTGGCCGCTGAAATGCCCGCCGATCTCGCTCCGCTGCTGACGGACCACATCCTGCCCGCGCTGGCTGCAGGCCAGGACTAG
- a CDS encoding ABC-F family ATP-binding cassette domain-containing protein, producing MTATLVAKDLSGGHDHRTLFSNLSLTVAPGDVVGVVGANGAGKSTLLRLLAGVDQPLSGSVSLAPADAFVGWLPQEHERVAGETVADYVARRTGCAQATAEMESSAEALGSGAPGADDAYSLAFDRWMASGAADLDERIAPVLADLGLDVGPEALMTGLSGGQAARVALAALLLSRFDVVLLDEPTNDLDLHGLAKLEAFVQGLRGGVVLVSHDREFLARCVTTIVELDLAQNSVAVYDGGYEAFLEERAVARRHARERYEEFASTKADLVSRARTQREWSSQGVRNAMKKSPDNDKIRRAASTESSEKQAQKVRQMESRIARLDEVEEPRKEWQLQFSIGQAPRSSAVVATLRDAVVRQGDFTLGPVNLQLNAGERIGITGPNGAGKSTLLRLLLGVRQPDSGNAAMGASVAIGEIDQARGLLAGHLKLGDAVEAVLTELTPAEVRTLLAKFGLKADHTSRPVDSLSPGERTRGALALLQARGVNLLVLDEPTNHLDLPAIEQLEEALESYDGALLLVTHDRRLLENVRLDVRWNVEDGVVTELPAGASAPATASPGARNGAMKGQSR from the coding sequence ATGACTGCAACCCTTGTTGCCAAAGACCTTTCGGGCGGTCACGACCACCGCACACTCTTCTCGAATCTCTCCCTCACTGTGGCGCCCGGCGACGTTGTGGGCGTTGTTGGGGCCAATGGCGCGGGCAAGTCCACCCTGCTCCGGCTGCTGGCCGGCGTGGACCAGCCACTGAGCGGATCGGTGAGCCTGGCCCCGGCCGACGCCTTTGTGGGCTGGCTGCCGCAGGAACACGAACGCGTTGCCGGCGAGACGGTGGCGGATTATGTTGCCCGCCGGACCGGCTGTGCACAGGCCACCGCGGAGATGGAATCGTCGGCCGAGGCACTGGGCTCCGGTGCGCCAGGGGCGGACGACGCGTACTCCTTGGCCTTCGACCGCTGGATGGCCTCCGGCGCGGCGGACCTGGACGAACGGATCGCGCCGGTCCTGGCCGACCTGGGGCTGGACGTGGGCCCGGAGGCGCTCATGACCGGACTGTCCGGCGGGCAGGCAGCCCGGGTGGCTTTGGCCGCCCTGCTGCTGAGCCGCTTCGACGTGGTGCTGCTCGATGAGCCCACCAACGACCTTGACCTCCACGGGCTGGCCAAGCTGGAGGCATTCGTGCAGGGGCTCCGCGGCGGAGTGGTCCTGGTATCCCACGACCGCGAGTTCCTGGCCCGCTGTGTCACCACCATCGTTGAACTGGACCTGGCCCAGAATTCCGTGGCGGTCTACGACGGCGGCTATGAGGCGTTCCTGGAGGAACGCGCCGTGGCCCGCCGCCACGCCCGGGAACGGTACGAGGAGTTCGCCTCCACGAAGGCGGACCTCGTCTCCCGCGCCCGGACCCAGCGTGAGTGGAGTTCCCAAGGCGTGCGCAACGCCATGAAGAAAAGCCCCGACAATGACAAGATCCGCCGGGCGGCGTCGACCGAGTCATCCGAGAAGCAGGCGCAAAAGGTTCGCCAGATGGAATCCCGGATCGCCCGGCTCGACGAAGTTGAGGAGCCGCGCAAGGAGTGGCAGCTGCAGTTCAGCATCGGCCAGGCCCCGCGTTCCAGCGCCGTGGTGGCAACGTTGCGGGACGCCGTCGTGCGCCAGGGGGACTTCACCCTCGGACCGGTGAACCTGCAGCTCAACGCCGGGGAACGGATTGGCATCACCGGCCCCAACGGGGCCGGCAAGTCCACGCTCCTCCGGCTCCTGCTCGGTGTCCGGCAACCTGACTCCGGCAATGCCGCCATGGGCGCCTCCGTGGCCATCGGCGAAATCGACCAGGCCCGGGGCCTGCTGGCCGGTCACCTCAAACTCGGTGACGCCGTCGAGGCCGTCCTGACAGAGCTGACCCCGGCGGAAGTCCGGACCCTGTTGGCCAAATTCGGGCTCAAGGCTGACCACACCTCACGCCCTGTCGACTCGCTCTCCCCGGGCGAACGGACCCGCGGGGCCCTGGCGCTGCTGCAGGCGCGCGGCGTGAACCTGCTGGTCCTGGACGAGCCCACCAACCACCTGGACCTGCCCGCCATCGAGCAGCTCGAAGAGGCACTCGAAAGCTACGACGGCGCGCTGCTCCTGGTGACGCATGACCGCCGACTGTTGGAGAACGTGCGCCTTGACGTCCGCTGGAACGTGGAAGACGGCGTGGTAACCGAACTGCCCGCCGGTGCGTCCGCACCGGCCACGGCATCACCGGGCGCCAGGAACGGCGCCATGAAAGGCCAGTCACGATGA